A region from the Sulfuricurvum sp. genome encodes:
- a CDS encoding NUDIX hydrolase, which translates to MKTQRVPFGQTNPKKKNAVFLAIYVDAISPWRYFKDDMQHLKCPALIMIDRWDGRMGFPGGTVDEGESLLEALVREIKEEVGITVKPDKVHPIASHENKLVTHLYGLKVLEAEFLHIYYHILNNFSRSILLHAYEEGDTSHFMSEITGIKIVPLIHHENKGINRFLENGFAGATREDLDVLLHEIFGMKI; encoded by the coding sequence ATGAAAACACAGCGAGTGCCGTTCGGCCAAACAAACCCAAAGAAAAAAAATGCCGTATTTCTGGCCATCTATGTCGATGCGATTTCCCCATGGAGATATTTCAAAGACGATATGCAGCATCTGAAATGCCCCGCACTCATCATGATCGACCGATGGGACGGACGGATGGGGTTCCCGGGAGGGACGGTGGATGAGGGTGAGAGCCTACTGGAAGCTCTGGTGCGGGAGATCAAAGAAGAAGTGGGTATAACAGTCAAACCGGATAAAGTCCATCCGATCGCCAGCCATGAAAACAAGCTCGTTACCCATCTCTACGGCCTCAAAGTCCTCGAAGCGGAATTTTTGCACATTTACTATCATATCCTGAACAACTTTTCCCGCTCAATCCTCCTGCACGCGTATGAAGAGGGAGATACGTCACACTTTATGTCCGAGATTACCGGGATAAAAATCGTCCCCCTGATCCACCATGAAAACAAAGGGATCAACCGATTCCTCGAAAACGGCTTTGCCGGTGCAACACGCGAAGACCTTGATGTACTCCTGCACGAAATATTCGGGATGAAGATTTAA
- a CDS encoding DsrE family protein: protein MRLALFILVFAATFTFADTKKFMIDLKTGDMESFSNQLLIGVPGTIDYFTAQGDTVDVAVVIHGEAYKFFVQNLENTQYGVDKKLVENQEAIHKRLEEIEKKYHIHLDICMSGMHKKGILSEDLYPFVTPIKSAMVGLVKWQNAGYAYIPAH, encoded by the coding sequence ATGCGTTTAGCTCTTTTCATCTTAGTGTTTGCGGCTACGTTTACCTTTGCGGATACAAAAAAATTTATGATCGATCTGAAAACCGGTGATATGGAATCGTTTAGCAATCAGCTGTTGATCGGGGTTCCCGGAACGATCGATTATTTTACCGCTCAGGGAGATACGGTCGACGTGGCAGTCGTTATCCATGGCGAAGCCTATAAGTTTTTCGTCCAAAATCTCGAAAACACCCAGTACGGCGTGGATAAAAAATTGGTTGAAAACCAAGAAGCGATCCATAAACGGCTCGAAGAGATCGAAAAGAAATACCATATCCATTTGGATATCTGCATGTCGGGAATGCACAAAAAAGGGATTTTGAGTGAAGATCTATACCCATTTGTCACACCGATCAAATCGGCGATGGTCGGGTTGGTAAAATGGCAGAATGCAGGGTACGCCTATATCCCTGCCCACTGA